The genomic DNA GATGGCTTTCCCGACCAAACATATGATACCTGGTCTGTGACTGGTGTGAGTGCATACAGCGGTGGGTTGTGGACTGCTGCCCTTCAGGCTGCCTCGGCCTTGGCACGGAGAGTTGGGGACAAGGGCTCTGCGGATTACTTCTGGTTCAAGTTTCAGAAGGCAAAAGCTGTTTATGAGAAGTTATGGAACGGCTCCTACTTCAATTATGACAACAGCGGCAGTAAAACAAGTTCTTCCATACAGGCTGATCAATTGGCCGGTCAATGGTATGACTTCCCTTTACCCATAATATATTAAGATGTCTTCTTTAGTACTAAAAGTCGAGCGCTTTCaaatctttaaaaattacaaacgTGTGAATTTGTAGGTATGCTCGAGCCTGTGGGCTTCAGACTATTGTTGATGAAGACAAAGCAAGATGTGCACTGGAGAAAGTTTACAACTTCAACGTCTTAAAGGTGAAGGATGGAAGAAGAGGGGCTGTGAACGGAATGCTACCCGATGGGAGAGTTGACATGTCCTCGATGCAGTCGAGAGAAATCTGGTCTGGGGTTACATATGCAGTCGCTGCATCAATGATTCAGGAAAACATGGTCGATACGGGCTTCCACACCGCAAAAGGAGTACATGAAGCTGCTTGGTCTGAAGGAGGACTTGGGTACGTTGGTATTCGATTACACGATTTACATCCTCTCCTGAATTTCCCTCTTATTCAACTCACTTATGCAATTTCATGTATTGCTTTTCAGTTACTCTTTCCAAACCCCGGAGGGCTGGAACAATGACGACGAATACAGGTCACTGGCCTACATGCGTCCCTTGGCGATATGGGCAATGCAGTGGGCACTGACAAGACCGAAAACTCCTGAGGAGCCTGAACCCGGTGTAAGTGAAGAGAACCTGCTGCGGCACCATGCCGGGTTCTCGAAAGTGGCCCGCCTCCTGAAGCTGCCCAGAGAGGAAGCTGCTAAGGGCCTCCTGCAGACCATGTTTGATTACACTTGCAAGAGGATGTGGAGCTGAGTGAAACGGCAGAGAAGAACACACCTGTGCGATATCGggagtatttatcatcattatctatCATTATTACGCGATTTTGTTTAGTGTTTGTGTAAATTTGGAACAATATGCGGGCTTGATGTCAGAACTTAAGATGGACATTAGATGAGATTGTAGCCATGTTTACCGTCATGTCTTCCTATGTATATTCTTTAACCATATGCTGTTTCTCCCAAATTCCAATTACCTGTTTTTTTACCCTAAAAAATATGTACACGAAAAGTATAACCGCATCGAACTTGTCAGGGCATTATTAAAATGTCGTCGTGGAACTGACATATCAGATTCATGCTATTCTCGATTTGTCATTGAATTATCATGAAGTAAAACTCGGTAAATTCTGAAAGATTCAGTGAAAAAATAGGTAAATGTGGCACATTTTGATTTGGGAATCCCCCCAATATTATCTAATCAGAGCCAAAAttccacctttttttttttggggatttTCATTTTCGTTATCCGTTTTCCTCATTCTGGATAAGAGAGGTTTCCACAATATTAGGATCGCCGACCGTTACATCCAAACACCCCTCCCTATTCCCGCTCTGTCTGAGCATATAAATATGTCGGACCCCCCAATTTCCAAAACCGGTGAATGAAGTGCGCGCgccacagagagagagagagagagagatccgACGATCATATCACTGGTGAAGTCTCTGCGCAAGGGCGGTTTTCCGATTCCGTTGGGGAACCGCTCTTCGGGTTCGCTGCcatttcatcttcttcctcactCCGACAATCAATAAGGTTTGGTCTCTGAGTCGTTTATGGATATTGATTCGTTTCTGCATCTGCATCTGCGATGCTTGATTCCTGAAATTGTTGTTTCATAAAGCAAAGATTATTGCTCTGAGCGGTTCCGTCTGATTTTCGGGCAGGCGTGGTTTGATCTCGTTTTGTCGTTGAAGTTGGAGCCTCGGAGGTGGAAGTCTTGTCCCCCACATGTCTTTATGATTGGCCGCACATTGTATGCATTTTGGGGGATCCGAAATTTGGTATGCTGAGTTGGGCTGCATTGCGCAATTCTTGGCCGATTCTCCGTTTCGTGCTGTTGGGCCTGCTGGTGTAGAAGAACGCAAGTAGAAGCGATGGCTCGGATCAGCCAGTTGTCATCTCTTCGTCCCCGCGACTGGGTTAAGGGAAAGGCTATCGGGTCGGGGTCTTTTGGCACTGTCCACTTGGCCATGACCAAGGCCACGGGGGGGCTTTTTGTGGTGAAAGCTGCACAGACCGAGGAAGCACTTGTCTCCCTGAAGAATGAGGCTGACATTCTCGAGAGCCTGAATTCGCGACATGTTGTTCGGTGTCTGGGGAGAGATGTGGTAAGGGACAGTAATAGCAAGGAGAGAACTGTGATTTTCATGGAGTATGTGGCTGGGGGTAGCCTCTGGGAAGTTGTGGAGAAGTTTGGGGGGTCTCTGGACGAAGAGGTTGTCCGGGTGTACACTAGGGAGATTCTCCATGGGCTTGATTATCTCCACAGGAATGGGATCGTGCACTGTGATCTCAAGTGCAAAAATGTGCTGTTGGACTCTGATGGAAATGTTAAATTGTGTGATTTGGGATGTGCGAAAAGGTTGGAGGGGCCAATAATCAGCCACGTTTTGACTCATTCTTCGAGATCCGTTGGCGGGACTCCTTTGTGGATGGCTCCGGAAGTATTGAGAAATGAAGGGCTGGAGGCTAAGTCAGATATATGGTCATTGGGATGCACATTGATTGAGATGGCCACTGGCAGACCACCA from Punica granatum isolate Tunisia-2019 chromosome 2, ASM765513v2, whole genome shotgun sequence includes the following:
- the LOC116196420 gene encoding mitogen-activated protein kinase kinase kinase 17-like encodes the protein MARISQLSSLRPRDWVKGKAIGSGSFGTVHLAMTKATGGLFVVKAAQTEEALVSLKNEADILESLNSRHVVRCLGRDVVRDSNSKERTVIFMEYVAGGSLWEVVEKFGGSLDEEVVRVYTREILHGLDYLHRNGIVHCDLKCKNVLLDSDGNVKLCDLGCAKRLEGPIISHVLTHSSRSVGGTPLWMAPEVLRNEGLEAKSDIWSLGCTLIEMATGRPPWASDISTPEAALMKIANSNEMPQFPKQFSEEGLDFLRKCFQRDPKRRWTATELLDHPFISLNSMRKEVADSPASVLMFGFHDEDSNSDSDEVGFSYANELFKKNQFYGKCHLEERTVNNQPENSEFRSSGNWITVR